One window of Posidoniimonas polymericola genomic DNA carries:
- a CDS encoding LacI family DNA-binding transcriptional regulator gives MPASIEDVAKLAKVSISTVSRVLNRRNVVNPNTRERVEKAIRELGYRPNVFARGLMLRKSNIIGLVLPDLHGEFYSEIIRGANEKTRQLGYHLMVSAAIESDDSHDIVSAVSNQGIVDGLIAMVSETNAGIADAISTIDVPLVVLDGDVQGVRHDCVVINQNEGAAAMMAHLIKIRPGKPIIFVGGNETNLDTIDRLHAYRSAVEQAGGEVSAGDIFHLDYDYQTAFDLGVEMVGKWAKQNASVFAANDEMAAGIIDAAIDAGLSVPAQLPVVGFDDTRIAQLTRPRLTTVHVPMAIMGAAAVELLLQRIEDPKRPATKITLQSELIVRESCGASPALHQPILREIS, from the coding sequence ATGCCGGCCTCGATCGAAGACGTCGCGAAGCTCGCCAAGGTTTCGATCAGCACCGTATCGCGCGTGCTCAACCGCCGGAACGTGGTGAACCCCAACACGCGTGAACGGGTGGAGAAGGCGATCCGCGAGCTCGGCTACCGGCCCAACGTGTTCGCCCGCGGGCTGATGCTCCGCAAGAGCAACATCATTGGCCTGGTGCTGCCCGACCTGCACGGCGAGTTCTATTCCGAGATCATCCGCGGCGCCAACGAGAAGACACGCCAGCTCGGCTACCACCTGATGGTCTCCGCGGCGATCGAGTCCGACGACAGCCACGACATCGTCTCGGCGGTCTCGAATCAGGGGATCGTCGACGGGCTGATCGCCATGGTGTCCGAAACCAACGCCGGCATCGCCGACGCGATCTCGACGATTGACGTCCCGCTGGTCGTCCTCGACGGCGACGTGCAGGGCGTCCGGCACGACTGCGTGGTGATCAACCAGAACGAGGGCGCCGCGGCGATGATGGCGCACCTCATCAAGATCCGACCCGGCAAGCCGATCATCTTCGTGGGCGGCAACGAGACCAACCTCGACACCATCGACCGCCTCCACGCCTACCGCTCGGCGGTCGAGCAGGCTGGCGGCGAGGTGAGCGCGGGCGACATCTTCCACCTCGACTACGACTACCAGACCGCCTTCGACCTGGGCGTCGAGATGGTCGGCAAGTGGGCCAAGCAGAACGCGAGCGTGTTCGCCGCCAACGACGAGATGGCCGCCGGCATCATCGACGCCGCCATCGACGCCGGGCTGAGCGTGCCGGCTCAGCTGCCGGTCGTTGGGTTCGACGACACCCGCATCGCCCAGCTGACCCGCCCGCGGCTGACAACCGTGCACGTCCCGATGGCGATCATGGGGGCCGCGGCGGTCGAGTTGCTGCTCCAGCGGATCGAGGACCCCAAGCGGCCGGCGACGAAGATCACGCTTCAGTCGGAGTTGATTGTCCGCGAGTCGTGCGGCGCCTCGCCGGCGTTGCACCAGCCGATCCTACGAGAGATCTCCTAG
- the mfd gene encoding transcription-repair coupling factor, with amino-acid sequence MDTPPAVAADALTELRRLAAKVCARDDFSRVVESLEAGRSGTLGGVWGSARALVAAAVASRCPGPLFVVAPHQADVDRLLTDLALFTDLTAAAFPAWQRDQKERVLHDEVYGQRLRVLKSLARTLGPGGVEPHAADGPPRVIVTSIHGLMQPTPAPEAIAGATRRVEVGDDSGEEELVDWLTSRGCHRTSAVELPGEFAVRGGIIDVFPPDEPQPVRIEYFGDEIESIRRFDVANQRSAGAVDAVDLTLLEPSAADRAHMTLYAPPESWFLLIEPTDLAEEGKFYLERSDDTRSLHSVRTSLAEVYKHPSVTAAGVPAGSLEETSHLGFESVERLSGDIQRVRDELASISEGQTVFIVCPTEAETQRLTELLAETPLYEEDRLRLLVGDLAEGFRVVAERAVVLSSSELFNRHETARGAIRQVAGRAIDTFLELREGDLIVHVTHGIGRYRGIKLLEKEGRKEEHLDLEYHGGTRIYVPSTKIELVQKYVGGKALKVPLARIGGKAWVRQKQAAEKAVTDLAAEMLEMQARRDARPGIALPEDTPWQVEFDAAFPYDETPDQLRSIAEIKADLTRPRPMDRLLCGDVGFGKTELAIRAAFKAVDAGYQVALLAPTTVLAEQHRRTFSERMAEFPFEIACLSRFCTAKEQRQIIERAREGSVDIVIGTHRLASGDVAFANLGLLIIDEEQRFGVAVKERLKALRSAVDVLTMTATPIPRTLHMALLGARSISNLETPPSNRLAVETRVTRFNEEMVRHAMLRELNRGGQAYFVHNRVHDIKAVADKLNEIVPEARIGIGHGQMPEGELEDVMVKFVAHEYDILLATTIIESGLDIPNANTMFVDDADRYGLADLHQLRGRVGRANRRGYCYLLIQEDRQLPTQAARRLRAVEEFSQLGAGFALSMRDLEIRGAGNLLGTQQSGHIATVGYEMYCQMLEKAVRHLRKLPPKESVDVTIDLPVHAYLPGAYVPDMRSKIDLYRRLARASTLAEVEDFAGELADRFGPVPDPASRMLELARLRVCAHQWGVQTVRREDNFLVFAYTERGKVRELVERSGGRLRIADAQSAYLPLNPGRTGVDDLLGEVKTLLRPARDAA; translated from the coding sequence ATGGATACTCCCCCGGCGGTCGCGGCCGACGCGCTGACGGAGTTGCGTCGGCTGGCCGCAAAAGTCTGTGCGCGGGATGACTTCTCCCGGGTGGTCGAGAGCCTCGAGGCGGGGCGCAGCGGCACGCTCGGCGGAGTCTGGGGGTCGGCGCGCGCACTGGTCGCCGCCGCGGTCGCGTCGCGGTGCCCCGGGCCGCTGTTTGTGGTCGCCCCCCACCAGGCCGATGTCGACCGCCTGCTGACCGACCTGGCGCTGTTTACCGACCTCACGGCCGCGGCGTTCCCGGCCTGGCAACGCGACCAGAAAGAACGCGTCCTGCACGACGAGGTCTACGGCCAGCGGCTGCGGGTGCTCAAGTCGCTCGCGCGCACGCTCGGCCCCGGCGGCGTCGAGCCTCACGCCGCCGACGGCCCGCCGCGGGTCATCGTGACCAGCATCCACGGCCTGATGCAGCCCACGCCCGCGCCCGAGGCGATCGCCGGCGCGACCCGCCGGGTCGAGGTTGGTGACGACAGCGGCGAGGAGGAGCTGGTCGACTGGCTCACTTCGCGGGGCTGCCACCGCACCAGCGCGGTCGAGCTGCCGGGCGAGTTCGCCGTCCGCGGCGGCATCATCGACGTCTTCCCGCCCGACGAGCCGCAGCCGGTCCGCATCGAGTACTTCGGCGACGAGATCGAGTCGATCCGCCGGTTTGATGTCGCGAACCAGCGGAGCGCCGGCGCGGTCGACGCTGTCGACCTGACGCTGCTGGAGCCGTCGGCCGCGGACCGCGCGCACATGACGCTCTACGCGCCGCCGGAGAGTTGGTTCCTGCTTATCGAGCCGACCGACCTGGCCGAGGAGGGCAAGTTCTACCTCGAGCGGTCCGACGACACCCGTTCGCTGCACAGCGTCCGCACCAGCCTGGCGGAGGTCTACAAACACCCCTCGGTCACCGCGGCGGGCGTGCCGGCCGGCTCGCTCGAAGAAACCAGCCACCTCGGCTTCGAGTCGGTCGAGCGGCTCAGCGGCGACATCCAACGCGTCCGCGACGAGCTGGCCTCGATCTCCGAGGGGCAGACCGTGTTCATCGTCTGCCCAACCGAGGCCGAGACCCAGCGACTCACCGAGCTACTGGCCGAGACGCCACTCTACGAGGAGGACCGGCTGCGGCTGCTGGTCGGCGATCTGGCCGAGGGCTTCCGGGTCGTCGCGGAGCGGGCGGTCGTGCTCTCGAGCTCCGAGCTGTTCAACCGGCACGAGACGGCCCGCGGCGCGATCCGCCAGGTCGCCGGCCGGGCGATCGACACCTTCCTCGAGCTCCGCGAGGGTGACCTGATCGTGCACGTTACGCACGGCATCGGCCGCTACCGTGGCATCAAGCTGCTCGAGAAGGAAGGTCGCAAGGAAGAGCACCTCGACCTGGAGTACCACGGCGGCACCCGCATCTACGTGCCGAGCACCAAGATCGAGCTGGTGCAGAAGTACGTCGGCGGCAAGGCGCTCAAGGTGCCGCTTGCCCGGATCGGCGGCAAGGCGTGGGTGCGGCAGAAGCAGGCGGCGGAGAAGGCGGTCACGGACCTGGCGGCCGAGATGCTCGAGATGCAGGCCCGCCGCGACGCGCGGCCCGGTATCGCGCTGCCGGAAGACACGCCGTGGCAGGTTGAGTTCGACGCGGCGTTCCCCTACGACGAGACGCCCGACCAGCTCCGCTCGATCGCGGAGATCAAGGCCGACCTGACGCGGCCGCGGCCGATGGACCGCCTGCTGTGCGGCGACGTCGGCTTCGGCAAGACCGAGCTGGCGATCCGCGCCGCGTTCAAGGCGGTCGACGCCGGCTACCAGGTCGCCCTGCTGGCGCCAACCACCGTGCTGGCCGAGCAGCACCGCCGCACGTTCAGCGAACGGATGGCCGAGTTCCCGTTCGAGATCGCCTGCCTCAGCCGCTTCTGCACCGCCAAGGAGCAGCGGCAGATCATCGAGCGGGCCCGCGAAGGGTCGGTCGACATCGTGATTGGCACGCACCGGCTGGCGTCGGGCGACGTCGCGTTCGCCAACCTGGGGCTGCTGATCATCGACGAGGAGCAACGCTTCGGGGTCGCCGTAAAGGAGCGGCTCAAGGCGCTGCGTTCGGCGGTCGACGTGCTCACCATGACCGCGACCCCGATCCCGCGGACGCTGCACATGGCGCTCTTGGGCGCGCGGAGCATCTCGAACCTCGAGACGCCCCCCTCCAACCGCCTCGCGGTCGAGACCCGTGTCACCCGCTTCAACGAGGAGATGGTCCGCCACGCGATGCTCCGCGAGCTCAACCGCGGCGGCCAGGCCTACTTCGTCCACAACCGCGTGCACGACATCAAGGCGGTCGCCGACAAGCTCAACGAGATTGTCCCCGAGGCCCGCATCGGCATCGGCCACGGCCAGATGCCGGAGGGCGAGCTGGAGGACGTGATGGTCAAGTTTGTCGCGCACGAGTACGACATCCTGCTGGCGACCACCATCATCGAGAGCGGGCTGGACATCCCCAACGCCAACACGATGTTCGTCGACGACGCCGACCGCTACGGCCTGGCAGACCTGCACCAGCTGCGGGGCCGCGTCGGACGCGCCAACCGGCGGGGCTACTGCTACCTGCTGATCCAGGAGGACCGCCAGCTGCCGACCCAGGCCGCGCGGCGGCTGCGGGCGGTGGAGGAATTCAGCCAGCTCGGCGCCGGCTTCGCGCTGTCGATGCGCGACCTCGAGATTCGCGGCGCCGGCAACCTGCTGGGCACGCAGCAGAGCGGGCACATCGCCACGGTCGGCTACGAGATGTACTGCCAGATGCTCGAGAAGGCGGTGCGGCACCTCCGCAAGCTGCCCCCCAAGGAGAGCGTCGACGTCACGATCGACCTCCCGGTGCACGCCTACCTGCCCGGCGCTTACGTGCCCGACATGCGTTCGAAGATCGACCTCTACCGCCGGCTTGCGCGTGCTAGCACGCTGGCGGAGGTTGAGGACTTCGCGGGCGAGCTGGCCGACCGCTTCGGCCCCGTTCCCGACCCCGCGTCGCGGATGCTCGAGCTAGCACGCCTGCGGGTCTGCGCGCACCAGTGGGGCGTGCAGACGGTCCGCCGCGAGGACAACTTCCTGGTTTTCGCCTACACCGAGCGTGGCAAGGTCCGGGAGTTGGTCGAACGCAGCGGCGGTCGGCTGCGGATCGCGGACGCCCAGAGCGCGTACCTGCCGCTGAACCCGGGACGGACCGGGGTCGACGACTTGTTGGGCGAGGTGAAAACGCTCTTGCGGCCAGCCCGCGACGCCGCCTAA
- a CDS encoding peptidylprolyl isomerase, whose amino-acid sequence MPARHTTATIFCLGLLAGGLAARATNAQPYANRYQQAAPTAPAETGLQPVDECQVIAKINGELVLACELLWQTNLQIEEMKVPTEHREEATRQIMEQLLMQKLDLLLLYSDFRRSAPQADLAKIHESLVKPFEEQELPRLLKEVGVEDEQQLADRLVQLGTSLRERREDYFRVMIARSWAQEGLKFSREVTHQQLLDYYHENAAKYDFPDQTRWEELMVSFLNYPTKADAYRRMAELGNQAFQRVRAAGDATKPVFGELAKNGSNGITAAQGGVHDWTTKGALTAERVDEALFTLPPGQLSPILESGLGFHIVRVLERKQAGRTPFNAEVQSEIRDKIIDQRFAAAVGKKMRKLRDDSHVWTVFTGDLKKKVAERPNSGQAR is encoded by the coding sequence TTGCCGGCACGCCACACGACAGCGACGATCTTCTGCCTGGGGCTGCTGGCGGGCGGCCTCGCCGCGCGGGCGACCAACGCCCAGCCCTACGCGAACCGCTACCAGCAGGCCGCCCCGACCGCCCCGGCCGAGACCGGTTTGCAGCCGGTGGACGAGTGCCAGGTGATCGCCAAGATCAACGGCGAGCTGGTGCTGGCCTGCGAGCTGCTCTGGCAGACCAACCTCCAGATTGAGGAGATGAAGGTCCCCACCGAGCACCGCGAGGAGGCGACCCGTCAGATTATGGAGCAGCTGCTGATGCAGAAGCTCGACCTCCTGCTGCTGTACTCCGACTTCCGCCGCAGCGCGCCGCAGGCCGACCTTGCCAAGATCCACGAGAGCCTGGTCAAGCCGTTCGAAGAGCAGGAGCTGCCGCGGCTGCTCAAAGAGGTTGGCGTCGAAGACGAGCAGCAGCTTGCCGACCGGTTGGTGCAGCTCGGCACCTCGCTACGCGAACGCCGCGAAGACTACTTCCGCGTGATGATCGCCCGCAGCTGGGCCCAGGAGGGGCTGAAGTTTAGCCGCGAGGTGACCCACCAGCAGCTGCTGGACTACTACCACGAGAACGCCGCCAAGTACGACTTCCCGGACCAGACGCGGTGGGAGGAGCTGATGGTCAGCTTCCTCAACTACCCCACCAAGGCCGACGCGTACCGGCGGATGGCCGAGCTCGGCAACCAGGCGTTCCAACGCGTCCGTGCGGCGGGCGACGCGACCAAGCCGGTGTTTGGCGAACTCGCCAAGAACGGTTCGAACGGCATCACCGCCGCCCAGGGCGGGGTGCACGATTGGACCACCAAGGGCGCGCTAACCGCCGAACGCGTCGACGAGGCGCTGTTCACGCTGCCGCCGGGTCAGCTGAGCCCCATCCTGGAGAGCGGCCTCGGGTTCCACATCGTGCGGGTCCTTGAACGCAAGCAGGCGGGACGCACGCCGTTCAACGCCGAGGTCCAGTCGGAGATCCGCGACAAGATCATCGACCAACGCTTTGCGGCCGCGGTGGGCAAAAAAATGAGGAAGCTCCGCGACGACTCGCACGTCTGGACCGTGTTCACCGGCGATCTGAAGAAGAAGGTCGCGGAGCGTCCGAATTCGGGGCAGGCCCGCTGA
- a CDS encoding alpha-L-fucosidase, translated as MLRRVCCSILLLAGSLLCLSPAPAEGVSPAADGARPGDSRMDWWRDAKFGMFIHWGVYAVPAGEYHGEQVPWIGEWIMRQAKIPVGEYRGYAKQFIPNKYDPQQWAKLAKQAGMRYVVITAKHHDGFALYDSQVTDWDIADASPYGKGLLQPLATAVRAEGLKFGLYYSQAQDWTHPGGAKAGFEEGSGWDEAHQGDYDQYLHKIAIPQTKEILTRFQPDVLWWDTPVWMTKQRAEPLHALLGATPNIITNNRLGGGFQGDTETPEQHIPATGFQGRDWETCMTMNDTWGYKSFDHNWKSTATLLHNLVDIVSKGGNYLLNVGPTAEGEIPAESIERLKEIGEWMQVNGDSIYGTTASPCRRPEWGRLTRKGDRLFLHVFNWPADGMLRVPLQVTTTSCRLLADPGVSFSVTRNEEGLAVELTGKAPDAICSVVELGIEGEPEEVFQWVKPGAGGVLVLSPSDATPTGHVQVESISGEPSFGYWTEPGDTVVWRVATPTGGRFRVSTHAAGPQPTQVRLSAGEGRLTAKVPATSGYQDFQPLALGEIELPAGQVELEIRPIAEDWSPINLRTLTLTPVE; from the coding sequence ATGCTACGCCGCGTCTGCTGCTCGATTCTCCTGCTCGCCGGATCGCTGCTCTGCTTGTCGCCGGCGCCCGCCGAAGGCGTCTCACCGGCCGCAGACGGGGCCCGCCCTGGCGATTCTCGTATGGATTGGTGGCGCGACGCCAAGTTCGGGATGTTCATTCACTGGGGCGTGTACGCCGTGCCCGCCGGCGAGTACCACGGCGAGCAGGTCCCGTGGATCGGCGAGTGGATCATGCGTCAGGCCAAGATCCCGGTCGGGGAGTACCGCGGCTACGCCAAGCAGTTCATTCCCAACAAGTACGACCCCCAGCAGTGGGCCAAGCTCGCCAAGCAGGCCGGCATGCGGTACGTGGTGATCACCGCCAAGCACCACGACGGGTTTGCGCTGTACGACTCCCAGGTCACCGACTGGGACATCGCCGACGCGTCGCCGTACGGCAAGGGGCTGCTGCAGCCGCTGGCCACCGCCGTCCGTGCCGAGGGCTTGAAGTTCGGCCTCTACTACTCCCAAGCGCAGGACTGGACGCACCCCGGCGGGGCCAAGGCCGGCTTCGAGGAAGGGAGCGGCTGGGACGAGGCCCACCAAGGCGACTACGACCAGTACCTCCACAAAATCGCGATCCCACAGACCAAAGAGATCCTGACCCGCTTCCAGCCCGACGTGCTGTGGTGGGACACGCCGGTCTGGATGACCAAGCAGCGCGCCGAGCCGCTGCACGCCCTGCTTGGAGCCACGCCAAACATCATTACCAACAACCGACTCGGCGGCGGCTTCCAGGGCGACACCGAAACGCCCGAGCAGCACATCCCGGCAACCGGCTTCCAGGGCCGCGACTGGGAGACCTGCATGACCATGAACGACACCTGGGGCTACAAGTCGTTCGATCACAACTGGAAGAGCACCGCGACGCTGCTGCACAACCTGGTCGACATCGTCTCGAAGGGGGGCAACTACCTGCTCAACGTCGGCCCAACCGCCGAGGGTGAGATCCCGGCCGAGTCGATCGAGCGGCTCAAGGAGATCGGCGAGTGGATGCAGGTCAACGGCGACTCTATCTACGGGACCACCGCCAGCCCGTGCCGCCGTCCCGAGTGGGGCCGCCTCACCCGCAAGGGCGACCGCCTGTTCTTGCACGTGTTCAACTGGCCCGCGGATGGGATGCTGAGGGTCCCGCTGCAGGTCACGACAACGTCGTGCCGATTGCTGGCCGACCCCGGAGTCTCGTTCTCGGTGACGCGCAACGAGGAAGGACTCGCAGTCGAGTTGACCGGCAAAGCGCCCGACGCCATTTGCTCAGTGGTCGAGCTCGGCATCGAGGGCGAGCCCGAAGAGGTCTTCCAGTGGGTTAAGCCGGGCGCCGGCGGTGTGCTCGTGCTGTCGCCCTCCGACGCTACGCCGACCGGCCATGTGCAGGTCGAGTCGATCAGTGGAGAGCCCAGTTTCGGCTACTGGACCGAACCGGGCGACACCGTCGTTTGGCGGGTCGCGACGCCCACCGGCGGTCGTTTCCGCGTGTCTACCCACGCGGCCGGCCCCCAGCCGACGCAGGTCCGCCTCTCGGCCGGCGAAGGGCGCCTGACTGCTAAGGTCCCCGCGACCAGCGGCTACCAAGACTTCCAGCCGCTAGCGCTGGGCGAAATTGAGCTGCCCGCAGGCCAGGTTGAGCTCGAAATCCGGCCAATCGCCGAGGATTGGAGTCCCATCAACCTCCGCACGCTCACGCTCACCCCCGTCGAGTAG